From Parasteatoda tepidariorum isolate YZ-2023 chromosome 1, CAS_Ptep_4.0, whole genome shotgun sequence, one genomic window encodes:
- the LOC107448737 gene encoding uncharacterized oxidoreductase TM_0325 yields MGENMQSLASKVALITGASSGIGAGTAIHFASLKCKLSLTGRNEENLKKVVENCKKAGAKSEDISTVIGDVSQAEDIKRILKSTIDTFGRLDILVNNAGVLIPGTVENTPLETFDLTYNTNIRAAFLMSQLAIPYLRKTKGNIVNVSSIAGLRSFPGVAAYCMSKAAIDQLTRCTALEVAADGIRVNSVNPGVVVTNVHKRGGMSEEEYAKFLEKGKETHPIGRVGTVEEVAQTIAFLASDCSSFTTGVNFPIDGGRGVMCPR; encoded by the exons ATGGGTGAAAATATGCAAAGTCTAGCAAGCAAAGTTGCTTTAATAACAG gtgCATCTTCTGGAATTGGTGCTGGTACTGCTATTcattttgcaagtttaaaatgcaaattgagTCTTACTGGCcgtaatgaagaaaatttaaaaaaagtagttgaaaactgtaaaaaagCAGGAGCGAAATCTGAAGAt atatcaaCGGTAATAGGTGATGTATCTCAAGCTGAAGatattaaacgaattttaaaatctaccaTTGATACATTTGGAAGATTAGATATTTTG gtGAATAATGCTGGTGTTCTTATCCCAGGAACTGTGGAAAATACACCGTTAGAAACTTTTGACTTAACTTATAACACAAATATCAGAGCTGCATTCCTTATGTCCCAATTAGCTATACCATATCTGAGAAAAACTAAAG gTAACATTGTTAATGTATCAAGTATAGCTGGTCTTCGATct TTTCCTGGAGTTGCTGCATATTGTATGAGCAAGGCAGCTATTGATCAGCTCACTAGATGTACTGCATTAG AAGTTGCAGCAGATGGAATCCGTGTTAATAGTGTAAA ccCTGGTGTTGTAGTTACTAATGTTCACAAAAGAGGTGGAATGTCTGAAGAAGAGTATGCTAAG tttttagaaaaaggcAAAGAAACTCATCCTATTGGCAGGGTTGGAACTGTTGAAGAAGTTGCACAAACTATTGCATTTTTAGCTAGTGATTGTTCTTCTTTTACAACTGGTGTGAATTTTCCTATTGATGGTGGCAGGGGTGTGATGTGTCCCAGATGA